One window of the Dryobates pubescens isolate bDryPub1 chromosome 13, bDryPub1.pri, whole genome shotgun sequence genome contains the following:
- the ABHD15 gene encoding protein ABHD15: MAPVTPPPAQPCPCLPSPGAGLSRCCPVIALQTHQTPRLPAGPLHVPMMSPEGLVALALVLIGLGFLACCFWAGRLEVPGNWGEEEEGVPFIAEDGSECCRLFCKPSALAQHLVWSLGRSRVLWGGCWLWPNWPRLQMLRQLLQVPKAEPAVAREFLQLPDAGLVALDWLVGPQGSGSDSGGGGRSSVLLLIPNAAGKVTEGLLQLGLQALERGFIPVIFNRRGHNGCPLTTPCLQPFGDPGDLREAVTYLHCRHPTAPLLAISEGSGSGLLLAYLGESGSSSRLSAAACLSPIFRGRDWFEARMPWLYEWPLLLHLKQGLSRYAGSLAKVVDIDRLLGSRSLRDLEEALFCWTTSHPSSWEAYWERNEPLRDADEAAVPVLCLCSADDPVRGPPACSLPLELFRSSPYFFLLLTSRGGHCGFPQRGGGRSWGHEAVLEFFRAMVEFLRTEDRRKGLPQPRRGGGPAAKPPVFTWQRSYTR, encoded by the exons ATGGCGCCAGTcacaccacccccagcacagccctgtccctgcttgcccagccccggggcagggcttTCCCGTTGCTGCCCTGTCATTGCTCTGCAAACCCACCAAACACCCAGACTGCCGGCTGGGCCTCTCCACGTCCCCATGATGTCCCCCGAGGGGTTGGTGGCTCTAGCTCTGGTGCTTATTGGCCTGGGCTTCCTGGCCTGCTGCTtttgggcagggaggctggaggtgcCTGGAAActggggagaggaagaagagggggTCCCCTTCATCGCTGAGGATGGTTCAGAGTGCTGCCGGCTGTTCTGCAAGCCCTCGGCACTGGCCCAGCACCTGGTATGGAGCTTGGGGCGGTCACGGGTGCtgtgggggggctgctggctgtggccaaACTGGCCCCGGCTCCAGATGCTGcggcagctcctgcaggtgcccaaggcagagccagcagtggcccGGGAGTTCTTGCAGCTGCCTGATGCTGGGCTGGTGGCCCTGGACTGGCTGGTGGGGCCACAGGGGTCTGGGAGTGACAGTGGTGGTGGGGGCCGAAGCTCGGTGCTGCTGCTTATCCCTAATGCTGCTGGGAAGGTGACTGaggggctcctgcagctggggctgcaggcactggaGCGGGGCTTCATCCCTGTCATCTTCAACCGCCGGGGTCACAACGGCTGCCCCCTCACCACCCCCTGTCTCCAGCCATTTGGGGACCCTGGGGATCTGCGGGAGGCAGTGACCTACCTGCACTGCCGGCACCCCACTGCCCCACTTCTGGCCATCAGTGAGGGCTCAGGCTCAGGGTTGCTGCTCGCCTACCTTGGGGAGAGTGGCTCCTCCAGCCGCCTGTCCGCTGCCGCCTGCCTCTCCCCCATCTTCCGTGGCCGGgactggtttgaggccaggatgccctggcTCTATGAGTggccgctgctgctgcacctcaaGCAGGGACTCAGCAG GTACGCGGGGTCCTTGGCCAAGGTGGTGGACATagacaggctgctgggcagccgCTCGCTGCGGGACCTGGAAGAAGCCCTCTTCTGCTGGACCACgagccaccccagcagctgggaggccTACTGGGAACGCAACGAGCCCCTGCGCGATGCCGACGAGGCGGCCGTGCCGGTGCTGTGTCTCTGCAGCGCCGACGACCCTGTCCGCGGCCCCCcggcctgcagcctgcccctcgAGCTCTTCCGCAGCAGCCCCtacttcttcctgctgctgaccTCGCGCGGAGGACACTGCGGCTTCCCCCAGCGGGGAGGGGGCCGCAGCTGGGGCCACgaggctgtgctggagttcTTCAGGGCCATGGTCGAGTTCCTGCGGACAGAGGACCGAAGGAAGGGGCTGCCACAGCCCCGCAGGGGTGGGGGTCCCGCTGCCAAGCCCCCCGTTTTCACCTGGCAGAGGTCCTACACCCGGTAG